A single Suricata suricatta isolate VVHF042 chromosome 2, meerkat_22Aug2017_6uvM2_HiC, whole genome shotgun sequence DNA region contains:
- the GPRIN2 gene encoding G protein-regulated inducer of neurite outgrowth 2 produces MSTSRPDQGARPPRSPFPQPLSRSSSSLLGEGQGQRPELRKSASSTVWQAQLGEADTGPRVPEEEEQPAKSPEQTQASSPRPRPRAAGHWRSSTVGNVSTVGGGELGRLRAPGAAAMQRSHSDLVRSTQTRGHSGTHKASLSCSALGSSPVHRARLQPCSTSGHGGQAPVGLEGDLAPEEGTSNSAWTLEERQVWVGPLDPGETPTHSSSPQAEPKAAGQPATTSCHALSPGTLLCGMREMGNGGCCHALPAPGILAFPKLVASVSESGLQAQHGVKFQCRLPGGLPGHSHCCAHPRGPTSLAMEPGTRTKDVWTMTSASDLAPVLASSLSAQDAGVQAAPVAVCKAVATSPPLEAPMALHTFPEVTLGSSLEEAPSPVRDVRWDAEGMTWEVYGAAVDPEVLGVAIQKHLEMQFEQLQRAPTSEDSLSAEGRRGPLRAVMQSLRRPSCCGCSSAAPE; encoded by the coding sequence ATGAGCACCAGCCGCCCTGACCAGGGTGCCCGGCCGCCCCGGAGCCCCTTCCCGCAGCCCCTGTCCCGGAGCTCTTCCAGCCTGTTGGGTGAAGGCCAGGGGCAGAGACCAGAGCTCCGCAAGAGTGCCAGCAGCACCGTATGGCAGGCCCAGCTGGGTGAGGCTGACACCGGTCCACGTGTCCCCGAGGAAGAGGAGCAGCCCGCTAAGAGCCCGGAGCAGACACAGGCCTCCagcccccggccccggccccgtgCTGCAGGCCACTGGCGGAGCAGCACTGTGGGCAATGTGTCCACAGTGGGTGGTGGTGAGCTGGGTCGCCTGCGGGCCCCTGGTGCCGCTGCCATGCAGAGGAGCCACTCGGACCTGGTCCGGAGCACCCAGACCCGTGGCCACAGTGGCACCCATAAGGCCAGCCTCAGCTGCTCAGCCCTTGGCAGTTCACCTGTGCACAGGGCTCGGCTGCAGCCCTGTAGTACCTCTGGCCACGGGGGCCAGGCCCCTGTGGGCCTAGAAGGGGACCTGGCTCCAGAGGAAGGGACGTCGAACTCAGCCTGGACACTGGAGGAGCGTCAGGTGTGGGTGGGGCCTCTAGACCCGGGAGAGACCCCCACCCACAGCAGCAGCCCCCAGGCAGAGCCCAAAGCTGCTGGGCAGCCAGCCACCACCTCCTGCCATGCCCTGTCACCAGGAACTCTACTTTGTGGTATGAGGGAGATGGGGAACGGTGGCTGCTGCCATGCCCTTCCAGCCCCAGGGATCCTGGCCTTTCCCAAACTAGTGGCATCGGTGAGTGAGTCTGGGCTGCAGGCTCAACATGGGGTGAAGTTCCAGTGCAGGTTGCCTGGGGGGCTCCCTGGGCATTCCCACTGCTGTGCCCACCCTAGGGGTCCCACCAGCTTAGCCATGGAGCCTGGCACCAGGACCAAGGATGTGtggaccatgacctcagccagtGACTTGGCCCCCGTGCTGGcgtcctctctgtctgcccaggATGCTGGTGTGCAGGCAGCCCCTGTGGCAGTCTGCAAGGCTGTGGCCACCAGCCCGCCTCTGGAAGCCCCCATGGCCCTGCACACATTCCCAGAGGTAACCCTGGGGTCCAGCCTGGAGGAGGCGCCATCCCCTGTGCGGGATGTGCGATGGGATGCTGAGGGCATGACCTGGGAGGTGTATGGAGCTGCAGTGGACCCTGAGGTGCTCGGTGTGGCCATCCAGAAGCATCTGGAGATGCAGTTTGAGCAGCTGCAGCGGGCGCCCACCAGCGAAGACAGCCTGTCCGCAGAGGGCCGGAGGGGGCCACTGCGCGCTGTCATGCAGTCCCTGCGGCGCCCCAGCTGCTGCGGCTGCTCCAGCGCAGCTCCCGAGTGA